In Canis lupus baileyi chromosome X, mCanLup2.hap1, whole genome shotgun sequence, one DNA window encodes the following:
- the LOC140628483 gene encoding uncharacterized protein: MLKKAPAARSVRLSPGAAGVRTGQQLQRARGGSGVGRERGRGGRSSPRRLKATALAQHRGSLLLLRTSIPAAHLEEAYLGTCHGWIEAYPTPVRQRTSWPPYLRTHHSPFGAASNPPVGQRARLYIQHPAHADSVTPALNDLEDDEIPPQKLLPGDQVLLRSRSPGPLQTRWTGPHTIILTTPIAAKFLGHQPRATQRRHGTYSRLPHRPTDSSHQLSCCHPAEPMGPGPPHHRERGNMPPPEQGVLLFCQPVRHSPLQSQGAQRWDLSKVSRRLYLALKPSSLGDLGSPLGRAPLYTPPVNRSLPYTLCTRAPGTNDQNIS, translated from the exons atgttaaaaaaggcCCCCGCCGCCAGGTCTGTGCGCCTGTCGCCGGGGGCCGCGGGAGTCCGGACAGGCCAGCAGCTCCAGAGGGCTCGGGGCGGCTCGGGTGTCGGACGCGAGCGGGGCCGTGGCGGCCGGAGCTCCCCGCGCAGGTTGAAAGCTACAG CCCTTGCCCAGCACAgaggctccctcctcctcctacGGACCTCAATCCCCGCCGCCCACCTCGAGGAGGCTTACTTAGGGACCTGTCATGGTTGGATAGAAGCTTATCCCACGCCCGTGAGACAGCGGACGTCGTGGCCACCGTACTTACGAACACATCATTCCCCGTTTGGGGCTGCCTCGAACCCTCCAGTCGGACAACGGGCCCGCCTTTATATCCAGCATCCAGCTCATGCTGACTCAGTCACCCCGGCCCTGAACGACCTCGAGGATGATGAGATTCCTCCCCAGAAACTGCTCCCGGGTGACCAGGTTCTCCTCAGGAGTCGCAGCCCCGGCCCCTTGCAAACGCGGTGGACGGGACCCCACACCATCATCCTCACTACCCCAATTGCGGCTAAATTCCTGGGCCACCAGCCACGG GCAACTCAACGAAGACATGGAACGTATAGCCGACTCCCTCACCGCCCTACAGACTCAAGTCACCAGCTTAGCTGCTGTCACCCTGCAGAACCAATGGGCCCTGGACCTCCTCACCACCGAGAAAGGGGGAACATGCCTCCACCTGAACAAGGAGTGCTGCTATTTTGTCAACCAGTCAGGCATAGTCCCCTCCAAAGTCAAGGAGCTCAGAGATGGGATCTGAGCAAGGTGTCAAGACGACTCTATTTGGCACTTAAACCCTCAAGCCTGGGTGACCTAGGCTCTCCCCTTGGCAGGGCCCCTCTGTATACTCCTCCTGTTAATCGGTCCCTGCCTTATACGTTATGTACAAGAGCGCCTGGGACAAATGACCAGAATATCAGTTAA